The window aaaaaaattaccaaatcgAAGTTAATTAACAAAGAATTATAAAACCTAATAATAACATCTAAACAAAACTTTTAGTCTAAAAGATGCCTATGATTTAGAAAAGTTCAGACCAGAATCTGATCGCCAATGTGAACAATGACGGCGGAGGGAATATACTCTGCGTCGAACCAGTGATCATCTTTGAAAACTTGAAGGCCAGGAACTTCGTTAGGGACAAGAAGAGTGATACCACTGAGATCAGTATGCGCCGGTACACCTAATGCTAAATCCGGCCGAGGACACGGCGGATAATAGTTAATCTTCATCATATACTCCGCCGTGTCTCCGCCGAGACCTTCTTTCAACGTGTCACGCTTTAACCCTAATCCTTCCGACAGAATCCCTAGTAACGTCTCCGACAGCTTCTTCACATGCACTGCATACTCTTCATTCACCTCCCTAATAGacacattaaaccaacaacGGTTATTTCAACGAACCGACGGTTAAACTCCGGttaacaaatttttgaaaaatttcggTTTAATTACCTGTATTCAGGTGGGTTCTTAGGCCAGAACCTGTAGTTAACGCACGACGGTGGCCAGATTCGGTGAAAGAGATGATCGACCCAAGCTTTTTTACCTTCTAGATCTTTCTGAAGCTTTGTTCCGTAACCTTCGATGTCTTTGGAATCTTCCGGTTTAGCGACGGACTCTTTCTCCGACGAAGGAAGCTCGAAGAATCTTCTCCCGACGTCTTGCAACCGCCGTATCAGCTCCGTCGGAATCCCGTGGTTAACCACTTGAAATAGCCCCCATTCTTCACTCGCTTTCACCACCGCACGCCTCACGCTCTCTTCGTCGGAGTCGCTGAGATCGACGACGGGAATCGCCGGCGTTGGACCTCGGAACGTTGTGATCGCCGGCTGTTCTTTCTCGGATCTGATGAATTCCAAGGGGATTGCTTCGTttagtaaagaagaagatgagatgtCTTGGACTCTTTCGAACTCCATGgtgtatctttctttttttcttgtagtttgTGTTGCCGGAAACAATGGCGGATATGTTAATTGAAAGGATGGGAGTAGCGAGTAGTTTTTAAGGAGGGAAGAAGTGATGACGTGGCGAAATCTTGGCCGGTGGATAGAGGCAACTACCACACATAAAGTGTGTGTTGGTAGTATGTGTATAAATCGTCGAGGCTTCGTCATTCACGAGTTTGGTACCAGTAGTACATATTTACGGATgaagaatttaattattttttgttgttgttgttttgcagCGGtagttttaatgaaaaataataaaagtaaaaaaaattaacgttGTAAGTTTGGGCCAGAAAATACCAAATTAGAAataggatatttttttttctggcgggttttcatgaaaaaacaaataattaatattatctatCTTTGACATTTGACAGAATAAAACCtacttgaatttttttggttgttggcCATTTTAAAGGCTTCAGTCTCCAATTTTTGGAAATAATTTTATGTAGAGTGAAATTTACaccagaaaaatattatttaatgacttgatttttttggtaggttatttgaagttttttttcctatttatgGTCAAACAACATTTGAAATGTACCAAAATGGTTGGAGAGGCTTCACCGTTTTAATTCTTCTAGGTTAAGAACACATAATCAAActtattttggttgttttagCAATTCAGTCTACTTGACTTAAAGAGGTGAAGCCATGGGTAAAAtactgatttaaaaaaaaaaaactggtaaaGATAAAGCCTTTATGTTGAAGGGAAACAGTTTCGTATAATCGTCGACGCTTCATCATTCACGAGTTTGgtactagtagtagtatatatttacggatgaagaatttgattatttttcttttgttgttgttttgcgGTGGTAGTgtgaatgaaaaataataactaatattCTCTATCGTTGACAAAATAAagttgcttgttttttttttttgtttttttttttggccatttttaaGGCTTCACAGTCCCcaatttttagaaataattttaggTATTTTGATAGGTCAATGAAATTTTTTACACAGAAAATATTATTCAGTGACTTGATCTTTTTGGTAGGTTATTTGAAGTTTTTTCGTATTTATGGTCAAACATGAAACATCATTTGGAATTTACCAAAATAATGGCACCGTTTTAGTTTTAGGTTAAGAACACATAATCAAACTTATTTTGGTTCGTTTAGATTTCAGTCTGTTTGACTTAAGACGTGAAgctatgaaacaaaagaaaactggtaaagccaaaaaaaaaaaacaaaatacaataagAATTTAAAGTTATAAAGTTTGGGCCATTTTTGGCGGGTGTTcatgtaaacaaataattaacattCTCTATcgttgacaaaaataaagttgcttttttttttgttggccatTTTTAATGCTTCAGTCTCCAATATTTGGAAATAACTTTAGGTATTTTGATTGgtcaatgaattttttttaacacagaAAACATTATTCAATGACTTGATCTCTTTTGGTAGGTTATTTGAAGCTTTTCCGTATTTATGGTCAAATATCATTTGGAATTTACCAAAATAATGGTTGCACTAGAGAATTTTGATTatatagttatgtttttttgctaaaaaaataataataacaaatattaactacAAATACTTACAAATTAGtgataaaattttagttaatagAATTTGTAGCTAATTGGTTATTAACTAAttgaataagaaaagaaaagaaaaatttgaccGATACTCACTCTTTGCCGAACGCCCAATTTGACCGATCGGTTTCCATTTGTAGCTAATtggataagaaaagaaaaatgcataACCAAAGAAAGGAGAGTAATAGCTTGAGTGTTACTCTAACAAAAAGCCTGGTGGATGACAAGAAAGTGATCCATGAGATTGTTACCTCTAATTTAGGTGCAAGGTTGCAAAGATTATTTGAGTAGTAAAAGAGTTGTTCCTTGTCTCTATTAGAGTGTTACCTCTAATTTAAAACTTCAGCCTTTTTTGAATGAGAGATTTCGCCATCTTGTTTTTTCGTTTACTCTTACCTAAGCCAGGTATCTTTGATGTCATTAGTGGTTCTCCGACTGTTGCCTACTGGAGATCCCCATAGTGCTGGGTGCATATCTCCCCTGACACTAACACAATTTGAAAGTCATATTCTTCCACAGGAGAATTTAAACACAATCTTCTTCATTCAGTTAAGACAAAAAAGATAACATATAGCAAAACTgcagagaaagaaataaaaccaGGAATACACAAACAAGTGTTTAATACCTTGTTGTCAAAAGTATTAGAACCTTCATAGTTTTACCATTggatcataccaaaaaaaaaatagttctaccattggagatgctcaATAAactctatttctattttaaattgCTTATCTCAATAG is drawn from Camelina sativa cultivar DH55 chromosome 8, Cs, whole genome shotgun sequence and contains these coding sequences:
- the LOC104708215 gene encoding flavonol synthase/flavanone 3-hydroxylase yields the protein MEFERVQDISSSSLLNEAIPLEFIRSEKEQPAITTFRGPTPAIPVVDLSDSDEESVRRAVVKASEEWGLFQVVNHGIPTELIRRLQDVGRRFFELPSSEKESVAKPEDSKDIEGYGTKLQKDLEGKKAWVDHLFHRIWPPSCVNYRFWPKNPPEYREVNEEYAVHVKKLSETLLGILSEGLGLKRDTLKEGLGGDTAEYMMKINYYPPCPRPDLALGVPAHTDLSGITLLVPNEVPGLQVFKDDHWFDAEYIPSAVIVHIGDQILRLSNGKYKNVLHRTTVDKEKTRMSWPVFVEPPREMIVGPLPELIRDDNPPKFKSFAFKDYSYRKLNKLPLD